The DNA region ACTTTTTTGCTATACCTGAATCAATTGAAATGTTGACAAGATTGGAAGCTGTTGGCGTTTCATTTGCCAATCAAAAGAAAAGCGGCGTAGCCGAGGGCGAAGATGTTTTACACGGACAAAGCTTTCTATTTACGGGTTCTTTAACCAAATTTAAAAGGAGTGAAGCGGAAACATTAGTTGAGTCTCGTGGTGGAAAAATATTAAGTGGTGTAAGTTCCAAATTGAATTATCTAGTAGTTGGTGAAGATGCGGGAAGTAAATTGGAAAAAGCCAAGAAACTCAATACCGTCAAGATCTTATCAGAGGATGAATTTTTAGCTATGACTCAATTATAGTCTTATAACAACTATTTGGCGTAACCAAGACGCCAATAGTTGTTGTTTAATAATTTATCCAAAGTTCTGAGTCCTTCATCTTCGTTGCGCTTAATGATATTTTTTAATAATACTTCGTGTAGACCATGAACTAAAGCAAAATGAGAAATATTTCCCTGATCTCTATTTTGAAAATATTCTCTTAATCTTATTGTAAAATATCGATATTGTTCTTCCAATATCTGATTGTGTGTCGCCTTTGCAATACCCACGTGAAATCGAATGTCCGCGTCTAATGCTTGTTGAAACCTACCTGCTAAAGTTGAATTTTTTCTATCCGTAAGCGCCTCTGTAATCTCGATAATATCATTGGCATTCCTATACTTAATAGCCTGTATTAAGATTTCTTTTTCTAGTAAATATCTTACATCATTCACTTCCTTTAATCGCAATCGATTCATACGAATATCATCCGTCACATTTCGCTCTATTTGCAAATTTACAAATGTGCCAGAGCCTCTTTTTACAGTCAGTATTCCTACATTTTCAAGTGTTTTTACAGCCTCTCTTATCGTAGATCTTCCAGCACCATATAATTTCATTAATTCGGGTTCCGTAGGGATTTTGTTTCCGGGCTTGTAAACTCCAAATGTCAAATCATCTTGTAATTTCTTTATTATTTTTTCGGTAAGCGTATTTTTTATAATCATTTAAGCAGAAATATGGTTTAAACATCTGATGAATTTAGAACTATTATTTATAGTTTGAGATTCATTTTAGAGCGTAAATAAACGAAAAAAAAGTTAATTGGTATGATGAATTGACGTTTATATGACAAATAAAAGACATTTGCAATTCTTTAACTTTTGGATCTCCTACTACATTTGCAACCGCCATACCTAACTGATCGTGGCAATATATTATCCTATATTCTTATACTCAATATGAAAAAAAAATTATTTCTTGTCTTTTGTAGTTTCTCTGCTATCGTTGCTTATGCGCAGAAAAATACTATAAAAGGAATTGTAAAAGACTCTGCCGATCAACACATATTGATCGGTGCCGTCGTTGAAAATGAAACAACCCATACTAAAAAACTAACTAATGCAGATGGGCATTTTTTGTTGAATGGACAACCTGGCGATAAGTTAAAAATAACATTCATAGGCTATTCTACTAAGGAGATAACTATAGAAAATAATCAACCTTTCTATGAAGTTTATTTGCCTACTAATAATGAATCTTTATCTGATGTAGTTGTTACTGGCGCTTTTGGACTAAAATATAGTGCTAAAGAAATGGGTGTTTCCGTGGCTACGGTTTCTGGTAAGTCTGTAAATAATACAAAAGTAATTAATCCTTTACAAGGGTTACAAGCTAAGGTTGCAGGACTTCAAATTAATATGTTTGATGCGAGTGTGAATCCTCAAGTGAGAGTTACCTTACGTGGTGCTCGTAATATTGATGATGGGAAAAATGAACCATTATTCGTAGTTGATGGAGTCCCTTTGCCTAGTATAACGCAGTACAATCCACAGTCTCAAGGATCCACTAGAGATGCCTCTGCAATTACCTCTCTTAACCCAAATGATATAGAAAGTATTACAGTATTAAAAGGTGCAAATGCCGCTGCCGTATATGGTTCTCAAGGTGTTAATGGTGTAATCATAGTAACTACTAAACACGGTTCTAAAGGTGCTGGAAGGATTAATTTTACACACTCCACTACATTCGATAAAGTAGGTTGGTTGCCAAAATTTCAAGAAGAATTTGGTGGCGGATGGAATGGCGTATATCAACCTTACGAAACAAGATCTTGGGGGGCGAAATATGATGGCTCAACAGTAAACGTAGGTCCAATATTACCAGATGGAACACAATGGCAATTAAAATATTCTCCCATCAAAAATCAAAAATCTCAATTTTTCAATACTGGTATTACCAATCAAGAAAGTCTTTCCCTCTCTGGTGGAGACGATAAATCTAGCTACTACCTTTCTGGACAATATGCCGATGTAGAAGGTGTGATTCCTCACGATAATAATAAGAAAACCAATTTTCGTTTTAGTGGCAGTCGTAAATTTGGCAAGTTATTGTCCTCTTATTCGGTTTCTTATTCACAAATGAATGTGAGTACGACGACGTCTGAGCCTTGGAATAATGTAAGGAATCTTCCATTATACATTCCTATTAAGGATTTAAAAGACTATAAAAATCCAACAAAGTATTATGCTCACCCAGAGTATTATTTTGCGAGTAATTCTATCAATCCATATTGGGGATTGGACAATATGCGTCAAGATGCAAGACAGGAAAATATCAATGGTAACGTTTCATTTGAATATCCAATTACATCTTGGTTTAAAGCTATTTACAGACTTGGTTTTACTTCTGTTAATTCTAAATTACATGCTTTTAATGCGAAAGTGGATAATTCTGCCATTCCATATACTTATTATGATGCGGATGGTAAACTACAAACATTAAAACTGACTAATGGAACTTTTGGTCCAAGGTTGAGTGCTGCGGGAAGTGTACAAGAAGGTACGACTTCTGATCAGCAATTAAATAGTGATTTGTTACTACAATTTACGAAGACATTTAAGAAGTTTAGTACTAGACTTTTATTAGGTCAAAATTATCAAGATCAAAAAAGTTCGGAAGGTAGTACTTCTGCAAGTGCTTTGAATATGCCTGAGGTGTACAATCTTTCCAATGCTGTAGGGAATTTATCAGGTAATTTTAATTCCTATCATCAACGTCGGTATTCCTTTTTTGGTGAATTTATGGTAGGTTATGATAATTATTTGTTCTTAACATTAAACGGACGTCAAGAGAATGTTTCCGTTTTAAGTCCAGATAATAGAAGTTATTTCTATCCTGGTGCGAACCTATCTTTTGTTTTTACGAATGCCTTTCCTGAATTGAAAAATTCAATACTATCTTATGGAAAAGTGTACGGATCTTGGAGTAAGACTGCCAATTCATTCGTTGATCCATATCGCTTACAAAATGTGTATTCTCAAGTTGCAGGATTTCCTTTTGGAAATCTAAATGGTACGCAAATAACTACAACGAATGCAAATCCTGATCTTAAACCTGAATTTGTTTATAGTTGGGAGACTGGTATGCAATTGGGATTTTGGAAAGATAGGATTCGTTTTGAAGCCACTTATGCGCATGCGGACTCAAGAGATCAAATTATGGAAATATCTTCTTCTGCAGCGAGCGGATTTCTTTCAACATTTACCAATGCTGCTAGGATGAGGAGTAAATCGATAGAACTAAATTTACAAGCGGATCTTATACGTAATGAAACTTGGTTATGGACCATTGGTGCCAATTATACGCACAATGATAATACAGTAGTAAGTATTGCAGGAAATGAGGCGATGATTAATCAATGGAAAGGTTTGTATATCGTGCCAGGACAAAGATATCCGACTTATGAAATGCCTGCATACGAAACAGATCCACAAGGAAGAACTGTAGTGAATGCAACCACAGGAATTCCAATACAGTCGTCCGAATTGAAAAATATGGGTACATCCCAACCTGTGCATATGTTGGGAGTAAATACATCTATTACCTATAAAAATATTACATTCTCTGCCTTGGTGGATGCTAGATGGGGAAGTAACTATTATACTGCAGCAGCAGAAAATACAACGGCTCAAGGTTTAGCACCTATCACATCATCTTATGATAGAGGTAAATTTATTTATCCAAATTCCGTCATTAAAAATGCGGATGGTACTTATTCTGAAAATACAACCGAAGCTACATCTGACTATAATTTCTGGAATACTTACAAGAGTGTGTTAAGTAATAACGTATTCAATGGTAAATATATTAAACTAAGAGAATTAAATATTACGTATAGTTTTCCTGCTAAATGGCTTGGTGGACAGACGATGATCAAAGGCGTGAGTGTCTCTGCCGTTGCTAGAAATTTAATTAATATAAGAGCGAAAGATAATATTTGGGGAGAACCTGAAAATATATATCAAAGTGGCGTTGGATTTAGTGGTTGGAGAACCTTGCCATCTACGCGCACTTATGGTTTTAGTGTAAGTGTTAATCTTTAATTCATACTCAATTAACTCACTTATTTATTCTACTATAATGAAAAATAAAATTATTTACACTGCAATATTGGGTAGTTTGCTATCACTTTCCTCTTGTGTAAAATCTTTGGATATAAATGATAATCCAAATGCAATATCTTCTTTTACCAATGATAATCAACTAGCAGGAACATTATTGACCTCTGCAAGATTAGAATCCACTACGTTGAATGAACTAGGGAGTTTTTGGGGTGGATATTGGGCTAAAGCGTCAGATATTGCAGGAACATCTTCTGGTGCAACACAGTCTAGTTTGGATATGACGGTTAATTACACGATTGTCAATTCATTTGCCAATAGCATTTGGGAAAATCAATATTTGACTATTTATAACTTTCAATTACTTTACAATCAAGCAAAAGAAGGCGCTCCCGCTTATGCAGGTATTGCCGACATTATTCAGGGAATGCATTATATGCAGATCGCAGATTATTATAATAATGTTCCATTTTCTAATTCATTAATTCCGACCAATACGACGCCTACTTACGATAAAGGTTTGGATGTATATGAAAATGCCATTAATAAAATATCAGAAGGGATTGACTTGATAAAAAGTGCTGGTAGTGTCAATATTCCTACAATTAGCGATATTTTGTTTAAAGGTGATATGAATAAATGGATTCAATTGGCCAATACGATCAAATTAAGAGGCTTGTTGCAACTGAGTAATGTCTCTGCGGCCTCTTCTTTTATAACTTCAGAAATCACAAAAATTACTCAAGAGGGTAGTGGATTCCTTACTACAGATGCGTTGTTAAATCCTGGATTTTCCAAAAATGCAAACCAACAAAATCCTTTTTGGGATACGTACTATATGAATTATTCTGGTAATATAACTACCATGTATAATGCAGTAAGACCTACGAAATTTTTAGTAGCCAAATACAATAGTTATAATGATCCAAGAGCAAAAAATATATATAATCTAATCACCAATGATATAGTTGGTGTGCAATTGGGTACGAGTTCTACAGATCAAACCTCTACAAAATCTAGTTCATTTAAAGTCGGAGGAGTTCTGAAATCGGCAACAGCTAGTGCTCTTTATTTTTCGGCTGCGGAAAGTTATTTTTTGCAATCAGAAGCAATTTACAGAGGCTGGATTACAGGTTCGTTATCTAGTTCTTTTAAATCTGCGATTAGTTCATCTATGAATTATATTGGCGTAAGTGCAGCTGATCAAAATTCTTATTTAAGTCAATCAATTTTAGATATTGATGCTAGTAGCGATAAGTTAGGGTTGTTGATTGATCAGAAATGGTTGGCACTGAATAGCATTGATGGACATGCGGCATTTAATGATTATAGACGACTTTCTTTACCCAAAGATTTACCTGGTTCTATTTCTTATGATGCTACAGGAAAATCACATCCGAATAGATTGTTATATCCAACATCCGAACAAAGCGTTAATAAAGCAAATGTGGATGCCGAGGGAAATATTGATCCTTTTACGAATAAAATATTCTGGCAATAATCAAAAAATTAAAGCAATTTTACAAAAGGAATGCATCAATCAATGCATTCCTTCATTTATTTTAATTAAGAATGAAAAATAAACTTTTTAGAAACATTCATCTTTATCTCGGTCTGATTTCCGGATTGATATTTTTTACCCAATGCATTACTGGATTATTGCTTGTTTTCCAAGATGAAATGGAAAATACCATGTACAAACATGAGCGTTTTGTTCAATCTAAAACGCAAATGTTGCCTTTGGCCCAATTGAGCAATACTGTACAATCAACGTATGCAGACAAGAAAATTAATTTGGTAAAAATGTACGCGGACGCAGATCGTTCTTACGAATTTACCCTTTCTCCAAAAGTAAATAAAGAAGAAAAATCGGTTGCGAAAAAGCCAGAAGGAGCAAAAGAGGATAAAAAGAAAAGCTCAGAAACTGCCTATGTAAATCCCTATACTGGTGAAATTTTAGCAATCAATAAGGGACATAAAGATAATTTTTTTGGAACTATATTGTCGATTCATCGAACTTTATTGGTAGATAAAATAGGAAAGACCATTTTGGGTATTTCGACATTATTTACTTTCGGAATTTTGATTACAGGAATTATTCTTTGGTGGCCAAAATCCAAGAAAGTACTAAAAACTAGGCTCAAAATAAAAACGGATGCGCATTGGAAAAGGGTAACTTTTGATTTGCATGTTGTTTTAGGATTTTATGCTTCTTTTTTCTTATTGATGATAGTCGTGACAAGTATGCCTTGGTCTTTTAAATGGGTAAATGATCATTTATACGTTTGGACAAATTCCTCTCCCAAAATGGCTGAAGCGCCAATCATTGCAAAAGACACTTCTCATGTAAAAGAGAAAAAAAATATGCTTTGGGATGTATATTTAGCCAATGCAAAAAAATATTATCCTAATGTTAAATATTGGCAGATATCCCTGCCAACGAAAAAACAAAATGTCGTAGCGATTACTGTTCCGAGTAGGGTGCCTTTACATAGCAATGCCTTTGATAATTTGTATTTGAATCCTAAAGACGGAGCGACCATTCAAGAAAATAGATATCAAGAAACGCCCGCTGGCTGGAAGATTAGACGGTATCTGAAGCCCTTGCATACATTTGCCATCGGCGGTATTCCTACAAAAATTTTGGGTTTTATATTTATGATTATTGCTGCAAGTTTTCCAATTACGGGTGTTATGATGTGGATCAATCGGCAACCCAAAAAGAAGAAAACCGCTTAGGCGTACAAACTAGCTTTTTGAAAAAAGCAAAAAAATGGATAACATTGCGGAACTTTTTATTAAAATTGAATAATCATGAGCGAAATTCTTGACATACACGCAAGACAAATTTTGGATAGCCGTGGCAATCCGACAGTTGAAGTTGATATCGTAACAGAGAGCGGTGCGTTTGGCCGTGCAGCAGTTCCTTCTGGAGCTTCTACAGGTGTTCATGAAGCAGTAGAATTACGTGACGGCGACAAAGCTGTTTACCAAGGTAAAGGCGTATTGAAAGCTGTAGAAAATATAAATGAAATCATCGCTAAAGAATTGAAAGGTTTTGAGGTGAGCGACCAAGTGGGATTGGATAGAGCTTTGTTGGCTTTAGATGGTACAGAAAATAAAGGAAAATTAGGCGCAAATGCATTATTGGCTGTTTCATTAGCTGCTGCAAAAGCTGCTGCGGAAGAAGCTGGTTTGCCTTTGTATCGTTATGTTGGTGGTGTGAATGCTACAACATTACCTATTCCATTAATGAACATTTTGAATGGTGGTGTTCACGCGGATAATAAAATTGATTTCCAAGAATTTATGATCGTTCCTCACGGTGCGTCTTCTTTTTCAGAAGCATTACGTTGGGGTACAGATGTTTTCCATACATTGAAAAGAGTATTGAAGAAAAAAGGTTTCAGTACCAATGTAGGTGACGAAGGTGGTTTTGCTCCTGATATGCAAAGCAACGAAGAAGCTATCCAAACTGTATTGGAAGCAATCACTGCTGCTGGATACAAACCAGGTGAACAAATCTCCATCGCTTTGGATGCAGCTAGCTCTGAAATGTTCAAAGATGGTAAATATGTATTCTATAAAAGTTCTAAAGAAGCTATTTCAGCAGATGAAATGGTCGCTTTCTGGACGGATTGGGTAAATAAATATCCTATCGTTTCTATCGAAGACGGTATGGCCGAAGATGATTGGGATGGTTGGAAAAAATTAACTGATGCAATTGGCGATAAAGTTCAATTGGTGGGTGATGATTTATTCGTAACGAATCCTTCTATCTTGGCTCGTGGTATCGAAAATGAAGTGGCTAATAGCATTTTGATTAAAGTAAACCAAATTGGTACTTTGACTGAAACTATCCAAGCGGTACAATTAGCACAAAGAAATAAATATACAACTATCATGAGTCACAGAAGTGGTGAGACTGAGGACACTACTATCGCTGACTTGGCGGTTGCATTGAATTGTGGTCAGATCAAAACAGGATCTGCTAGTCGTACAGATCGTATGGCAAAATACAACCAATTGATCCGTATCGAAGAACAATTAGGTTTGGATGGTGTATTTCCAAAAGATATCTTTTAAGAATTTAGATTAAAATCTCAAATAGATTTATTTTTAGACCTCTTCTTTAAACAGAAGAGGTTTTTTTATGGAAAATAAGGACAACTCGCAAGATAAAGACTACATCATCCCACTCCGATATCGCAAGATGGAAAATCTCCATATTGTCTTTTGGTTATTTAAAGATATTTCATGGTGCTTAACGATTAAATGGTTAGGCATTTTAATGATTATTCCTACTTTGGCTATTGCGATGGTCATTGCTTGGCGTACCAGACAATATATGAGCGAGTTGTGTCACAATCTGGCAATCACAGTATGGATTATGGCCAACAGTTATTGGATGCTAAGTGAATTTTTCGGTTTTGATACTAAAATTATTATTGGTAAGATTACGTATAAAGAATTGGCTTTGATTCCATTTTTTACTGGAGTATTGATTCTTGCATTTTATTATTTAATTTGGTATCCAAAACATAAAACCGACTATTGATAATTGCAAATAAATGAAAGTAATCTTTTACCTAATTGTTTTCTTTTTAAGTGTGCAGATTGCGCGTAGTCAAGTTTTTGGTGGTAATCCTTTCCACGTAAATTGGCATCAAGTGCACAATCCTTATGCGCGTATAATTTATCCTGATGGGCAAGATTCTGCGGCGCAATTGGTGTCTAATTTGATCCGTTGGCAAGGAAAATATGACACATCTACCATTGGTTCTATTTCAAAAAAAATTGATATTGTGCTCCAACCAGATGTCGTTTATTCCAATGGATATGTGCAATTGGGACCCTTTCGAAGTGAATTTTACTTGATGCCGTCGCTTTCGGGTTTTGAATTAGGTAGTCAAAATTGGACCTCTAATTTGGCTGTACATGAGTTCAGACACGTATTGCAATACAATAATTTCAATGTCGGTTTGTCCAAATTTGTAGGCAAAATTTTCGGACAAGATGGTCGTGATCTTGCCAATGCGATGAGTGTACCCAATTGGTTTTTTGAGGGTGATGCTGTGTATAATGAAACCAAACTAAGTGGACAGGGTAGAGGACGTTTACCATTGTTTATGAATGATTTTTATAGTTTGTATTTAGGTAAAAAGCACTATAATTATCAGCAATTACGTAATGGCTCTTATATCAAATATGTTCCCAATCATTATCCATTGGGATATTTGTTAGTAGGTTATGGTTATCAAAAATATGGAGAGGATTTTTGGAAAAATGTAACCAAAGACGCCGCAGCATACAAGCCTTTATTTTATCCTTTACAAAATGCAGTGAAAAAATATGCAGGTGTAGATTTTGATCAATTTGTACAAAATGCGTTTTCTTATTATCAATCGCAATGGGATTCTGTAATGCCTTCGGGACGATTTGTGCAAATGCAAAAAAAATGGCAAATTGATAATGCGCAATATCTTCAAAATGAAAATAACAACATTTTTTATGTAAAAACAAGTTACAAGCATTTGCCTAGTTTCTATACGATGGATTCTAATTTTCAAGAAATGAAAATCAAAGTACAATCCATTACCTATGACAATTATTTTTCTACCAATGGTAAACAAATCGTTTATGCTGCGCGCGTACCCAATATTCGCTGGGGCAATGTAGAATATTCCGATATAAAAGTTTTGGATATTGCTTCGAAAAAGGAAAAGTATTTGACTAAAAAGACGCGTTATTTTACGCCAGATATTGATAAGGAAGGAAACGAAATCGCTGCAGTATCTATCAATACGAATCAACAAAGTCAATTAGTTGTGTTGGATAATCATGGGAAAATATTGTCTAAGCATGATGCAGCTAAAAATCATATTTATAGTTTCCCAAAATTTTCCCCAATCGACCATTCCATATTTGTATTTGAAAGAGATTTTGATGGAAAAATGCGTTTGGTTCAATTTTCAGATGATTTGAAAACGGAAAAAGAATTGATTCCATTTGGTAATCGCATCATGGGATTTCCTTATTTTCAAAAAGAGAATTTTTTATTTACAGCAACGAGCGACGGAAAGGATGTTTTATTTTCCTACGATGTAAAGGATAAATCATCCAAACAAATATCGTCATTTCCAACGGGGATTTATGGTGGTGTGCAATGGAAAGATTCTGTTTTAGGTTCTGTTTTTACAGCGGATGGTTACCGATTGAGAATGATTCCTAAAGAAAGATATCCTACAACGAATTGGGCGAATGACACTTTCAAAATATTATATCTAAATGATTTTTCGGATAAATATAAAAATATAGTTGGCTTAGCTCAGGAAGATACTGCGACAGTTTCCAAATACGCCAGATTGACGCATCCATTTAATTTTCATAGTTTGCATCCAGAGTGGGATGATCCCAACTATACCTTATCCTACTATGGTAATAACGTTCTAAATACGGTACAATCTCAACTATACTATAACTATAATCGTACGGAAAAATTCAGTTCGCTTGGTGCGTCCGTTTATTATGGTGGCTGGTATGTAATGCCATTTATTGGTGTTAATACCAATATTAATCGACAAGTACGATATAATGATATTTCGGATACGATTTTTCGTTGGAATGATTATACCGCAAGTGCTGGACTGCAATTGCCACTCAATTTTTCCAGAGGAAGAATGTACAAATATTTGAATGTGAGCACGGTAATCAACTATAATCAAGTGGCGTGGAATGGTATCGCCAAAAATTATCTCAATAATCGTTCTTTCTATTATTTGAATAATACGATCAGTTTTCAGAGTTATAGTCAACAAGCTACACAAAATATTTATCCAAGATTGGGATATGTTGTATCGGCCAATTATCGCTCTGGCTTGAATCTAAAAAGTTATCAATGGGTATTTAATTCTTCTTTGTATTTGCCAGGTTTGATGACTAATCATAATTTGGTGGTAAATGCTGCCTATTCGCTGAGAGATACGCTAGGTAATTATTTATTTAGTAATATATTTCCGTTTTCTAGAGGTTATCAAGTTGTCAATTTTCCAAGAATGTGGAAGGTGTCTGGTAATTATCATTTACCCTTATTTTATCCAGATTGGGGATATAAAAATATCGTGTATTTCCAACGAATCCGAGGCAATCTATTCTATGACTATACAGAAGTGAAAAGTTTGCGAACAAAATATGTTTATCATTTTCGTACTATTGGAAGTGAAATTTATTTCGATACAAAATGGTGGAATCAAGAAGCAGTAACTTTCGGAATTCGATATTCTTACATGCAAGATCACAAATTGTTAGGGACCGGTCCGAGTCGTTGGGAAATTATTTTACCTATAAATTTATTTGATTAAAATATTACGATAAATCAAATTGGACTAAAATAATATGCCATTTTTAGCCAAAAATTAAGTATATTTCCACCTAATCGAATTTAAATTGCTAGGTTAATAATGGAACTATACTATTCTTTTTCTGTACTCATTGTAGTCGCTTCTTTTTTCGCATATCTCAATTATCGCTTTTTAAAATTGCCAGCGACGATTGGTATCATGGTGATTGCGATGATTGTCTCTTTAGTGATGGCAACGCTTGGAGATCGTTTTTTTCCAAAAACTTTTTTTAAGTTCTTCAATTTGGTAAACCAATTTGATTTTACGGAAGTTTTGATGGGAGCGATGCTTAATTTTTTGCTATTTGCAGGAGGTATTCATGTCAATATTAATAATCTAAAAGCGGAAAAAGGGCCGATCATGATTTTCTCAACGGTGAGTGTGATTATTTCGGCATTTGTCGTAGCGTATATTGTTTATTATGTGTTTCCGTTGATTGGTTTGCATATACCATTTATC from Rhizosphaericola mali includes:
- a CDS encoding TolB-like translocation protein, yielding MKVIFYLIVFFLSVQIARSQVFGGNPFHVNWHQVHNPYARIIYPDGQDSAAQLVSNLIRWQGKYDTSTIGSISKKIDIVLQPDVVYSNGYVQLGPFRSEFYLMPSLSGFELGSQNWTSNLAVHEFRHVLQYNNFNVGLSKFVGKIFGQDGRDLANAMSVPNWFFEGDAVYNETKLSGQGRGRLPLFMNDFYSLYLGKKHYNYQQLRNGSYIKYVPNHYPLGYLLVGYGYQKYGEDFWKNVTKDAAAYKPLFYPLQNAVKKYAGVDFDQFVQNAFSYYQSQWDSVMPSGRFVQMQKKWQIDNAQYLQNENNNIFYVKTSYKHLPSFYTMDSNFQEMKIKVQSITYDNYFSTNGKQIVYAARVPNIRWGNVEYSDIKVLDIASKKEKYLTKKTRYFTPDIDKEGNEIAAVSINTNQQSQLVVLDNHGKILSKHDAAKNHIYSFPKFSPIDHSIFVFERDFDGKMRLVQFSDDLKTEKELIPFGNRIMGFPYFQKENFLFTATSDGKDVLFSYDVKDKSSKQISSFPTGIYGGVQWKDSVLGSVFTADGYRLRMIPKERYPTTNWANDTFKILYLNDFSDKYKNIVGLAQEDTATVSKYARLTHPFNFHSLHPEWDDPNYTLSYYGNNVLNTVQSQLYYNYNRTEKFSSLGASVYYGGWYVMPFIGVNTNINRQVRYNDISDTIFRWNDYTASAGLQLPLNFSRGRMYKYLNVSTVINYNQVAWNGIAKNYLNNRSFYYLNNTISFQSYSQQATQNIYPRLGYVVSANYRSGLNLKSYQWVFNSSLYLPGLMTNHNLVVNAAYSLRDTLGNYLFSNIFPFSRGYQVVNFPRMWKVSGNYHLPLFYPDWGYKNIVYFQRIRGNLFYDYTEVKSLRTKYVYHFRTIGSEIYFDTKWWNQEAVTFGIRYSYMQDHKLLGTGPSRWEIILPINLFD